A genomic window from Pyricularia oryzae 70-15 chromosome 7, whole genome shotgun sequence includes:
- a CDS encoding FAD binding domain-containing protein, producing MKIEKIAATFFIGSGVLFGTITAWSLSDLQVPSALGGPLPNSTKVVGPNTSDFREATERWDTYLAPNIEMVVEPGHEDDIPKIVKYCNKHDIDFLAYSGGHGSTTTLGSFDGIQISMARLRNVTIDPKGKTAWVQGGSTGGSVINHLWDHGYVTPTGAAACVGYMGLALGGGHGRLEGLYGMVSDNILQFNLVTANGTAIRVNKTDHSDLYWAMKGAGHNFGIVTSAQVKIYPRGPDKWYHKAYTWRGDKLDAVFNALNQFHGNGTTPVGMGVNTGTFLMMPNITKEEPVIFWLFEYRGTAEQAKPLLAPFDSIEAVAVDARESTYPQLADTPWICTAAQRIITTAGLQTYNLTAEHQIWDGFKRRLSKNPKLTHKTIIIHEGYATEGVESIDRASSAYPFRGDRHLMQFQGTIEESNLEADMWEWANEVRNQWNAGQPQRTPSAYVNYANGRETKEDWYGHQPWRLAKLRDLKARYDPLNRFRFYNPIV from the exons ATGAAAATTGAAAAGATAGCAGCCACGTTTTTCATTGGTAGCGGGGTCCTTTTTGGCACAATCACAGCATGGAGCTTGAGCGACCTGCAAGTTCCCAGCGCACTTGGCGGCCCGCTACCTAATAGCACCAAAGTTGTGGGACCCAACACATCCGACTTTAGGGAAGCGACAGAGAGGTGGGATACCTATCTGGCACCCAACATTGAGATGGTCGTGGAACCAGGTCATGAAGATGACATTCCAAAGATT GTTAAATACTGCAACAAGCATGACATCGACTTCTTGGCGTACAGTGGCGGTCACGGATCGACAACCACACTCGGGTCTTTCGACGGCATACAGATCAGCATGGCCAGGCTTAGGAATGTAACCATTGACCCAAAAGGCAAGACCGCATGGGTACAAGGCGGATCGACCGGTGGGAGCGTCataaaccatctctgggacCATGGCTATGTAACTCCAACCGGCGCCGCGGCCTGTGTTGGCTACATGGGCCTGGCACTCGGAGGCGGCCATGGGCGACTTGAGGGGCTTTACGGTATGGTGAGCGATAATATCTTGCAGTTCAACCTTGTCACTGCCAACGGAACCGCTATCCGGGTGAACAAAACAGACCACAGTGACCTTTATTGGGCGATGAAGGGGGCCGGCCACAACTTTGGCATCGTGACAAGTGCCCAAGTGAAGATTTATCCTCGCGGCCCAGACAAGTGGTATCACAAAGCTTACACCTGGCGCGGCGACAAGTTGGATGCTGTTTTCAACGCCTTGAATCAATTTCACGGCAACGGCACAACCCCGGTGGGCATGGGGGTAAACACAGGAACCTTTCTCATGATGCCTAACATAACAAAGGAGGAGCCCGTCATTTTTTGGCTCTTTGAGTACCGCGGCACCGCCGAGCAAGCAAAACCGCTGCTGGCCCCTTTCGACTCCATCGAGGCCGTCGCGGTGGACGCCAGAGAATCCACCTACCCGCAGCTTGCCGACACCCCCTGGATCTGCACTGCTGCCCAGCGGATCATAACCACCGCGGGGCTCCAGACCTACAACCTGACCGCGGAGCATCAGATCTGGGACGGCTTCAAGAGGCGATTGTCGAAGAACCCAAAGCTCACTCACAAGACCATCATCATACACGAAGGCTACGCGACCGAGGGCGTGGAAAGCATCGACCGCGCGTCCTCGGCTTACCCGTTCCGTGGTGACCGACATCTGATGCAGTTCCAGGGGACAATTGAAGAGTCAAACCTAGAAGCAGACATGTGGGAGTGGGCGAACGAGGTTCGCAACCAGTGGAATGCTGGCCAGCCGCAACGCACGCCCAGCGCCTATGTCAACTATGCCAACGGTCGCGAGACCAAGGAAGACTGGTATGGGCACCAGCCATGGCGCCTTGCCAAACTGCGTGATCTCAAGGCTCGATATGATCCCCTTAACCGCTTTCGGTTCTATAATCCCATTGTTTGA
- a CDS encoding benzoate 4-monooxygenase cytochrome P450, with the protein MNFSLNSLSHAQVLGLGVALCLLGYIVTTELRYRHLWGYPGPILARYTNAYRAYLAWRYANRPGGISYHEYLHNKYGTTVRMGPNIVYTDDPDAIPLVLGFKDRLMKTDHVNALQVPGQPANIGGIRDEKEHNRSRSAIEVVYSLSSLKGYEPLVDETIVELTRVFEDKARAGEVVNISEWCHYYAYDAITNVTYGEPTGFIRNGRDMFDLISSQLKHIAYVRMATQWPFMDYVLRTNPIALALNKQKASRAGTFFQYSADRVNAEMAKEKRSAVAQKTMLHHLIDARDKHPDVLDDQRVQMFCTVNLLAGTLSPSFAVDFIMRWLAQNPEKQERVYREVKQHSTTYPVPLDDTFKMPYLQGLVREGYRLSYASDIGMERVAGPKGIPLRDGRMLPPGYGIGLSHPAIQKDAAVFGDQPEVCRPDRWMQGPDESLADYKARKGYMDRTDLTFSKGSRNCIGKGYTQMEVAKVVASVAARFQLHLAGEAHIRDLLRIRNRLSVILKGTD; encoded by the exons ATGAACTTTTCACTCAACAGCCTCAGCCATGCCCAAGTTCTAGGACTAGGGGTAGCTCTCTGTCTGCTCGGCTACATTGTCACAACCGAGCTCAGGTATCGGCACCTCTGGGGCTACCCAGGGCCGATCCTCGCGAGATATACAAACGCCTATCGTGCATATCTGGCCTGGAGATATGCCAACCGCCCCGGCGGCATCTCCTACCACGAATACCTTCACAACAAGTACGGGACCACGGTGCGCATGGGGCCCAACATCGTTTACACTGACGATCCCGACGCGATCCCTCTGGTGTTGGGCTTCAAGGACCGACTGATGAAGACGGATCATGTCAATGCGCTGCAGGTGCCCGGTCAACCAGCAAACATTGGCGGCATTCGAGATGAGAAGGAACACAACCGATCTCGAAGTGCAATCGAGGTGGTCTATTCGCTGTCCAGCTTGAAGGGATATGAGCCGCTAGTGGACGAGACTATTGTGGAGTTGACGAGGGTGTTTGAAGACAAGGCCCGAGCAGGAGAGGTTGTCAACATTTCTGAATGGTGCCACTACT ATGCGTACGACGCCATCACAAATGTCACCTACGGAGAGCCGACCGGGTTCATCCGCAACGGAAGGGACATGTTCGACCTGATTTCTAGCCAACTTAAGCACATAGCCTATGTCCGCATG GCAACCCAGTGGCCCTTTATGGACTATGTCCTACGCACAAACCCCATCGCCTTGGCCCTGAACAAGCAGAAAGCGAGCAGAGCAGGCACCTTTTTCCAATACTCGGCCGATCGGGTCAATGCCGAGATGGCCAAAGAGAAAAGGTCGGCCGTGGCGCAAAAGACAATGCTGCACCACCTCATAGACGCCAGAGACAAGCACCCAGACGTCCTGGATGACCAAAGGGTTCAGATGTTCTGTACCGTCAACCTCCTGGCCGGCACCCTCAGCCCATCATTTGCCGTCGACTTCATCATGAGATGGCTGGCGCAGAACCCGGAGAAACAGGAGCGCGTCTACCGCGAGGTCAAGCAGCATTCGACCACCTACCCGGTCCCCCTGGATGACACCTTCAAGATGCCATACCTGCAAGGGCTCGTCCGGGAGGGGTATCGGCTTAGCTACGCCAGCGACATCGGCATGGAGAGGGTGGCTGGACCAAAGGGCATCCCCCTGCGCGACGGGCGGATGCTCCCACCCGGCTACGGCATCGGCCTGAGCCACCCGGCCATCCAGAAAGACGCGGCTGTTTTTGGCGACCAGCCCGAGGTGTGCCGACCCGATCGTTGGATGCAAGGCCCCGACGAATCCCTGGCAGACTACAAGGCACGCAAGGGTTACATGGATAGAACAGACTTGACCTTTAGCAAGGGCAGTCGAAACTGCATCGGAAAGGGTTATACGCAAATGGAGGTGGCCAAGGTGGTGGCTTCCGTCGCGGCCAGATTCCAG CTCCACCTTGCCGGTGAAGCACACATTCGCGAT CTGTTGCGTATTAGGAATCGGTTGT CCGTTATTCTCAAGGGGACGGACTAA
- a CDS encoding MFS transporter, producing the protein MPHQDGKEDLREAETKELVPQTSIGTTQNEPVLGEEEKPTPEAKAESSKEEKPDDIQYRNTLQTNLLAIGLCLGMFVVALDNTVIAIAIPKITTDFHSLDNTGWYGSAYMLTNCALQPMFGKVYTHFNVKWTYLCSLLVFELGSVLCAAATNPAMLSAGRAVAGAGAAALFNGAMNIISYSVPLRKRSIYIGLLAGMYSIASVVGPILGGALTEYVTWRWCFCLPVGGVTALSVVLIFSSPAKKAAKLTFRERMGKLDLVGTVLFISSIVCLLLALQWGGTTYSWSDSRVWGCFLGFALIGMVFVWLQLRIGDDATIPPCIIKQRTMWSILCFELLLAVGLYLLVYYLPFYFQAVRLLSAQGSGIRMIPLLVSVTIASIVSGGLTTATGHYVPLLHVSAVMFTVAAGLCCTLKVDSYAGEWVGYQLLAGIGVGLSLQVGYVAAQVVLPQEQQASGVALVSFCASLGGALAVSLGNNVFLNALTDELRSRIPDPDVIDAIIRAGASNVASATPPSLLPDVVLSYNGAITRAFIVAIPMGAASLFFCLFTEWRKIDTKKPSDEGPSKDSKATV; encoded by the exons ATGCCACATCAAGACGGTAAAGAAGACTTGAGGGAAGCAGAGACCAAGGAGCTCGTCCCTCAAACGTCGATCGGAACTACCCAGAATGAGCCCGTGCTGGGAGAGGAGGAGAAGCCCACACCTGAAGCGAAAGCGGAAAGTTCAAAGGAAGAAAAGCCAGACGACATTCAGTATCGCAACACGCTGCAGACCAATCTTTTGGCCATTGGACTGTGTTTGGGAATGTTCGTCGTGGCCTTGGATAACACCGTGATTG CCATCGCAATCCCAAAGATAACCACGGATTTCCACTCGCTAGACAACACCGGCTGGTACGGTTCAGCCTACATGCTCACCAACTGCGCCCTGCAGCCCATGTTTGGCAAAGTTTACACTCATTTCAATGTCAAGTGGACATATCTATGCTCCTTGCTAGTCTTTGAGCTCGGATCGGTCTTGTGTGCTGCAGCGACAAACCCGGCAATGCTGAGCGCCGGGCGGGCCGTggccggtgccggtgccgcgGCTCTTTTCAACGGAGCCATGAACATCATTAGCTACAGCGTCCCTCTGAGAAAGCGTTCCATTTATATCGGACTCCTGGCGGGCATGTACAGTATCGCTTCTGTCGTGGGTCCGATCCTGG GTGGTGCTTTGACCGAGTACGTCACTTGGCGGTGGTGCTTCTG CCTCCCGGTTGGCGGAGTTACCGCATTAAGCGTGGTGCTCATCTTTTCCAGCCCTGCCAAAAAAGCAGCCAAGTTGACATTCCGGGAGAGGATGGGCAAACTTGACCTGGTCGGCACAGTGCTGTTCATTAGCTCCATTGTATGCCTGCTCTTGGCATTACAGTGGGGAGGGACCACCTACTCTTGGAGCGACTCTAGAGTCTGGGGTTGTTTCCTCGGCTTTGCACTAATCGGCATGGTATTCGTCTGGCTTCAGCTCCGGATAGGTGACGA TGCCACAATTCCGCCTTGCATCATCAAGCAGCGGACGATGTGGTCTATACTCTGCTTCGAACTGCTGCTGGCCGTTGGCCTCTATCTGCTGGTGTACTATCTGCCCTTTTACTTCCAAGCAGTCCGACTTCTCTCCGCTCAAGGCTCGGGAATCCGAATGATCCCGCTTCTCGTCTCCGTCACCATCGCCTCCATCGTGAGCGGCGGCTTGACCACCGCCACCGGCCACTACGTTCCCCTGCTCCACGTGAGCGCCGTCATGTTCACCGTCGCGGCCGGCCTCTGCTGTACCCTCAAGGTGGATTCGTATGCGGGCGAATGGGTCGGATACCAGCTGCTCGCGGGTATCGGAGTCGGGCTGTCCCTCCAGGTCGGCTACGTGGCGGCCCAGGTGGTCCTCCCACAGGAGCAGCAGGCCTCGGGAGTCGCTCTCGTCTCGTTCTGCGCCTCCTTGGGAGGCGCCCTGGCTGTGTCGTTGGGGAACAACGTCTTCTTGAACGCCTTGACGGATGAGCTGCGGAGCCGGATTCCCGATCCGGATGTCATAGACGCAATTATACGGGCTGGCGCGTCCAACGTCGCGTCGGCAACTCCGCCCTCGCTGTTGCCCGACGTTGTTCTCAGTTACAACGGGGCCATCACGAGGGCTTTCATCGTCGCGATTCCCATGGGAGCTGCGTCCTTGTTCTTTTGTCTCTTTACCGAGTGGAGAAAGATTGATACCAAGAAGCCGAGTGACGAGGGACCATCGAAGGACTCGAAGGCGACAGTGTGA